Proteins from a genomic interval of Salmo salar chromosome ssa14, Ssal_v3.1, whole genome shotgun sequence:
- the LOC106568711 gene encoding uncharacterized protein, which translates to MARTGRLMFSLIYTGIIVVLLPEFLGAGPVRQNAKKEASAVSSDVRSKRSLTVPIPVLKRLPDFWGWYKFFMDTRNQEGIEHLDKMYMTYLQNKHRSEEGPTFNHYLTHLSAIYKICADSDDPECIAESTSKPKAKVVMPVPVKTATVKVCNPYIDPYCPFPMIPKNAAPAPVKAAPVPVLTPHLPHPQKTPTGFYYYAPVLEPFLTAEQKTELLRICNPDDTECLQYHLRAAYGYRPAPGPASSYAALGCDPTEDPYCRPKMVKKAPSSFYHMYPTCDPATDPLCMARIAAPSPAAKEAPKEQQCNPLFDKGCNPLIATKLAGLTKPVLEYTPKDKPAPGPLACDPRYDPFCLLGADAALRKAPPMLPQYQIHSRLGVLGKTKEGHDCYVHYDKGCTPLEASDEPNAPVPPQCHPYDFTCNGMSAPSPLTADADKPKSGVILPDPDCDPEYDYNCRLRRSEDASAAAEPSAKEPKDEPVQQDAAPEYAVPQFEDFLRSYMAMDQYRKKNTNLN; encoded by the exons ATGGCACGGACAGGAAGACTAATGTTTTCCCTCATATACACCGGAATTATTGTAGTGTTATTGCCAG AGTTTCTGGGGGCCGGCCCGGTGAGGCAGAATGCGAAGAAggagg CATCTGCAGTATCCAGTGATGTCCGCAGCAAGAGGAGTCTTACCGTTCCCATTCCTGTCCTCAAGCGTCTTCCTGACTTCTGGGGATGGTACAAATTCTTCATGGATACTCGTAACCAGGAAGGG ATAGAGCATCTGGACAAGATGTACATGACCTACCTGCAGAACAAGCACCGTTCCGAGGAGGGTCCCACCTTCAACCATTACCTTACCCACCTCAGTGCTATCTACAAGATTTGCGCCGACTCCGACGACCCAGAGTGCATCGCCGAGTCCACCAGCAAGCCCAAGGCCAAGGTGGTGATGCCCGTGCCTGTCAAGACTGCCACAGTCAAAGTATGCAACCCTTATATCGACCCCTACTGCCCCTTCCCCATGATCCCTAAGAATGCCGCCCCAGCCCCGGTCAAGGCCGCCCCAGTGCCTGTCCTGACCCCCCACCTGCCGCACCCTCAGAAGACCCCCACAGGGTTCTACTACTATGCCCCAGTCCTGGAGCCCTTCCTCACCGCAGAGCAGAAGACGGAGCTGCTGCGCATCTGCAACCCCGACGACACCGAGTGTCTGCAGTACCACTTGCGTGCCGCTTATGGCTATAGGCCCGCTCCTGGACCCGCTTCATCCTACGCCGCCCTGGGCTGCGATCCCACCGAGGACCCCTACTGCCGGCCAAAGATGGTGAAAAAGGCCCCCTCCAGCTTCTACCACATGTACCCCACCTGCGACCCGGCCACCGATCCTCTGTGCATGGCTAGAATAGCGGCCCCATCTCCCGCTGCCAAGGAAGCCCCCAAGGAGCAGCAATGCAACCCCCTCTTCGACAAGGGCTGCAACCCTCTCATCGCCACCAAGTTGGCCGGCCTCACCAAGCCCGTCCTGGAGTATACACCCAAAGACAAGCCGGCGCCCGGCCCTCTGGCGTGTGACCCACGCTACGACCCATTCTGCCTGCTAGGTGCCGATGCTGCCCTCCGTAAGGCTCCCCCAATGCTGCCCCAGTACCAGATCCACTCCCGCCTGGGCGTCCTTGGGAAGACCAAGGAGGGCCATGACTGCTACGTGCACTACGATAAGGGCTGCACACCCTTGGAGGCCAGTGATGAACCCAACGCCCCCGTCCCACCTCAATGCCACCCCTATGACTTTACCTGCAATGGAATGTCTGCCCCTTCTCCCCTCACCGCTGATGCCGACAAGCCCAAGAGTGGCGTGATCCTGCCCGATCCTGACTGTGACCCCGAGTACGACTACAACTGCCGCCTGCGCCGTTCTGAGGATGCCTCCGCCGCAGCAGAACCATCGGCAAAGGAGCCCAAGGATGAGCCAGTGCAGCAGGATGCTGCCCCCGAGTATGCCGTCCCACAGTTTGAAGACTTCCTCAGAAGCTACATGGCCATGGATCAGTAcaggaaaaaaaacacaaatcTCAACTAG